From the genome of Mastacembelus armatus chromosome 21, fMasArm1.2, whole genome shotgun sequence:
AAACAGGAGTTATACCTGCCTGGTTGTTCCAGGACGTCCTTCAGAATCAGAATTTCAAAGATCACGGAACATGcccaacacagacaaacccaGACTTTAActcttttctgtgtgattttgaTGGAGTAATGCAtagggtcacaaatagccacatagcGATCAATGGATATGAGCACCATACCTCCTACTGAAGTAGAAGCCATAACATATGATATGTACTGATACACATTACACATGAGGTCTCCAAGTAACCAGCATCCATCTATGAACATAATTTGAAACAACAGGAGGAGCCCCAAGAAGAAATCTgacacagccagagagaggatgaggaggttgGTGGGAGTGTGAAGCTGCCTGAAGAAAAAGACCAGCaatatatttatcattatttgtAATATCACTTATTACTCAAATAAAAGCAGTAAGAgcaaagaataaaatacagataTGTGAATTGAAAAAATTAGTCTTCAATTAGAATCAAATAATGACTATTGCACTAGCTGTTTATTACTACCACTTTCATGAATTGACAAAGTATTTTGatacttgaagtgtgagatggagatgatgatgagcagGTTGAGAAATGCAGTGAGCACAGAGATAGAGAACAGCACAATGTATGTCAGCATGGTCTCAAAGTGAGGACGCTTTGTCTTCACACAGGAGGAGTTGAGgagctgtggaaagcagagttcagtttcctccaagGTCTCCATcaccagagagaggagaagctgctgagctctggCAGCTTTTCACCAAAGTTTTCTCTCAAACAGCTAATTTatgtctttcctctcctcccacccctccttcctcctcacctctgctgctgttcttctctCTGAAGAGATTACTGACTTTTGTATTCAGTCTTCTTCATCAGTGATGACCGAGGTCTGTGTAAATTCTTCACTCTTTCCTTTTACACAGACATCCATGATCAAAGAGTGGACAGAAATCATGCTTTAAATGTTGCTGTCTGTGGAAGAGCAGTCATGCTCTGACCAGTTCAATCCACCCCCCCCAACACTCCCAGTTCTAAATATGACCCTATGTATCCACTGTTCTAGTTCATCTGTGTTGTCTGAATCAGACTGCACTGTCTCATTAAATTTTCACTACACAGAATTAGcaagcaagtttatttatatagcacaattcatacacagagtaattcaaagtgctttacagaaataaaatacaagttaaaagtacatacgcaaaaatcaaaacaggaaacagcaactagtaaaaaatgaacttgaaataaaattaaaaggagaatgagtgctGAAGGCCTGTCGCTGATGTTCTCAGTGTCGGAGATGGTTCATATGGggccaacatgtcagagatgtactgtggtgctgagccaaGAAGAGCCTTATACAcaaacagtgctgttttaaagtctgttctctgaACGACatgaagccagtgcagagatatgagaacagaaataatgtggttgtacttcctagTTGTAGTCAGCACACAAGCAGCAGCactctgaatgtactgcagctgccttacagctcgttttgagagccccgtgaatatgattatttcagtcttgtcactgtttatttggagaaagatgttttgcatccacacagtgatctgttcagtgcagtgacacagtgaatcaactggtccatattcacctgctgtgagtgaaatgtaaatctgagtgtcatctgcataattACGGTATGGCACATTATTGCagcgtattaactggcctaaagtaaacatgtaaagattgaacaaaagggctcccaagatggacccctgggggaccccacatggcaacaccatttggtctgagacacagttaccaatttcaatgaagcacttcctgtcttcaagataggacttaaaccatttaagggcagtaccagagatggctatccagtcctctaacctttgtaacaggatcacatggtccgctgtgtcaaacacagcacttagatccagcagtactaagacagagactctgccagcgttgGTGTTCAGACAAAtatcatttgtcaccttgataagtgcagtctcagtggtGTGgtggggcctaaaacctgactgaaaataattaaagtgGTTGTTTAACAGGAGAAAGTgagtaagttgttggtaaacaactttttcaagttGCACAAAGCAGTTAACTGCACAAAGATCTGATTGTAATTTCATGATAATACTTGTGATAGTCGTAGAGATATTTCATGCCGAACATAGGCACAACAACATTGACATCCCTACACCCATGTAAACAACGGCAAGGTTCAAAAGAAAACTGATGGTAAAGGAAAAGTTAAAAACGGAGTCATAGTGCTCAAGTTATTATGTGTTGAACAATAATGGTGTAGGACACATGAATCTTTGTTTCGCTCCAGTCAAAGAAGGAGCAAGATATATTTAGTTATCAGGTGCCttggtgtcatttttttatgttaagaCTTAGTTTACTTGAATCCACTGAAAAGGGAATGATGAGGGAGTTCAGTCGTTTGGACACATTctttattttccatcttttgTTTAATGTACTTTTCCACCTGTCTTGTAAAACACAATGGCTTATTGGTGCTATAAGGAAGAAGAATATATCAACTACCTTTGAACAGTAATAatggtttattttgtttcaatTCTTTTTGTATTTAGCTAGTTTTAGTATTTCTTTGAAGATCTGAGGTTACTACTAATTAGATCATTTTTAGATTTGATGTGTTCAcatacaaaatgactgtaagACAGCCCTTGCACAACATCACTGGGGAAGATAACAAATATCTCCTAATATCTCTTGTTCACAGATTTCAGTCATGTATAAAAAGGGATAGAATTTCTTACACTGTTTTTCAAATGTAGATATAAACACCTTCaacttacagctaatgtgaCTTTACCCtcacaattttttttcagaCTCACTGTGATCAACTACACAGACAGGATAACTAAAATGTGCCATGTTGATACTTCCAGTCTAAATTCTGAACATGTTGTTTTggcaaaaatacataaaaatgaacaaactcTGAATACCTTTACATTTGCATGTCATGTTGTCATGAGATAAATAAAGTTGTTAATATCATCTTTGAGTGGTCATAATATCCTGGCTAATGTATATCACCTGCAGCTACAAGAGTCAATACAAAGATTCAATGTTCTTACTTAATCCAGTCATTCATTTATTGCCATAACCAAACATGAGTCTCATGGTAACAGTCTCTTTTTCTGCACAATGCCCATTCCCTCTATAGTATGTTGGTATCACAAGAGTCAGGCTGCAGTATCTTAAGTGTAAAAATGAGTTTAactgattttctaaaccaggggtagaaaaaggcatagatcagaggaTTCAGAAAGGAGTTAACAAAGTACAAACATAACACAGATGCAGCGGCTGTAGCTTTAAGTACACTATCCTGACCTGTGAGGGCAACGCAATAATATGGACAGAGGCACACTATAAACATgcctacaacaacaccaagagtcctggctgctttaatttcagattttttagcagttacttttcttgaaccctggactgtgacagttgtaatgtgagacctcatggcacgagcctgagacacagccaccacaaatactctcatatacagaaccacaataGCAGTAATGGGgagaataaaggaaaaaatcGTATCTGCAAGTCCAGCAATGTAAttaatgacaaagacacactctCCAAAACAGGAGTTATACCTGCCTGGTTGTTCCAGGACGTCCTTCAGAATCAGAATTTCAAAGATCACGGAACATGcccaacacagacaaacccaGACCTTAActcttttctgtgtgattttgaTGGAGTAATGCAtagggtcacaaatagccacatagcGATCAATGGATATGAGCACCATACCTCCTACTGAAGTAGAAGCCATAACATATGATATGTACTGATACACATTACACATGAGGTCTCCAAGTAACCAGCATCCATCTATGAACATAATTTGAAACAACAGGAGGAGCCCCAAGAAGAAATCTgacacagccagagagaggatgaggaggttgGTGGGAGTGTGAAGCTGCCTGAAGAAAAAGACCAGCaatatatttatcattatttgtAATATCACTTATTACTCAAATAAAAGCAGTAAGAgcaaagaataaaatacagataTGTGAATTGAAAAAATTAGTCTTCAATTAGAATCAAATAATGACTATTGCACTAGCTGTTTATTACTACCACTTTCATGAATTGACAAAGTATTTTGatacttgaagtgtgagatggagatgatgatgagcagGTTGAGAAATGCAGTGAGCACAGAGATAGAGAACAGCACAATGTATGTCATCATGGTCTCAAAGTGAGGACGCTTTGTCTTCACACAGGAGGAGTTGAGgagctgtggaaagcagagttcagtttcctccaaagtcTCCATcaccagagagaggagaagctgctgagctctggCAGCTTTTCACCAAAGTTTTCTCTCAAACAGCTAATTTatgtctttcctctcctcccacccctccttcctcctcacctctgctgctgttctctcccccccccccgacCCCAACATCTCGGACAGCTTGTCTCAGGCCTAGTAAGCCCCAGCCTGTACCTCACCCTACTGGCCCAAATAGTACTACCTGTTAATCAGCCTGCCACCAACCTTTTATGGGTCCAAGGTTGGCAGAAAGTCAATGGCCAGTCATTTTTTGGAAGTCCGAGTCAAGTTTCTAGTCTCTGGTGACAAGCCAAGTCAAATTTCAAGTCTCTGGTAACAACTCTAAATCATGTCACAAGTCTTTGGTcacaagtccaagtcaagtctcaggTCTCATGGTTTCAATGAACAATACTTGTTGCATGCTTTGTAGCAGGTTGGATTTGCTATATGTTTAGTTGGATAGAAACAAGACACCcctctattttttttgttaattgtgaACTAGTAGCTGTGTATTTAGTACCTACTCTGGTGTAGTGGCATTTTTAAGACAGTAGAGGGCGCCACTGCTGGGTGGATTCACTGGGGGGAACATTGGTTAGCGACCTAGCTGAGTGCTTCAGTATTAAACGAGCACTGGCTTTGGCAAGAGGTTTATGTCTGTTCCTCTTCATTAATCCACAGGTACTGTCAAACTGTATATATTCATGCTCCGGGTTGTGTAAACATCAATGgatgcaaaatgtgtttgtgatgatTTTCGTGCCATTCTGAGACGTGTTAGATGTATTTGAAGTTAGTAACTAACAGGAGAAAGTTGTATATTTCCTACCGACATCCGTATGGTTAGCTGTAGCATCGTAGCATTGTATTAACCGAGAGGCAGTGTGAATGCTCTGTAACGGGGAAATatatgttttgaatgttttaaaaaagtgctGATTAGCTTAGTTTGGTTACTTATAAGAACTGCATTGTTACGTTATGGGTGTTGTAGAGAAGCATGATTGTAATGACCCCCTGCCGCCATTAAATGGACAATAAGACCAAATGGCGCCAGCTAACACATTAGAGAAACCATATCGATGTTAAAATCCAGAACAATTGGTTAAATGTGGGATATGTCATGAATGTGTACCTGTATCTATGTTTTAAGGAAATTCAACATTAGTTAAAgtattttccttattttggcACATTGAGGTACATGTTTATACAGTTTTTCATCTCGCTTAATTTAACTGTACTTTTTCTGTTAATGTGATTATCTTAATGACATGAAACATTATTGAAAGAAATTCAGTATTAAACGAGCACTGGCTTTGGCAAGACGTTTATGTCTGTTCCTCTTCATTAATCCACAGGCCTTACGGCTTGTGTATTACTTGCTGCCGGCACGGATTTCCCCTAGGTCTGGCGCCGGTAACACTTTGCAGACTGCAAAGCTCTACAAAGCTAGTAACAATCTAACATTAGATAGCCATTGTTGAGCTAAACCAAGTGTCGACTGACTGACCTAGTCGGGTGAGTTTTGAGGTGCATGATCAAATTAGATGTGGTCAATCCAAATGGTATGAGCTTCCAGCCAACCACCTGAGACAACCTATGCCTCTGCTCACCCGTCCAACCCCCTGGTTCTAAATAAACCCCTGTGTTTCTAATATCCTGGTGCTcttgtgttgtcagtgtttgacAGCTCTGTCTCATTGGGGCACAACCTTCTGGGCTATTTCTATGGGTCTTATCCTGTGACCTTATCCCATCTGCATTACCCACATATAAGCAGCAGTACAGGTGagatcttcttcttttcttcagctACAGCACTAACAGCAATTATCTGCTGTTATCTCCTGTGCCCAGTTTTGCCTGTACAGCCCACGGCAGGTACAGTGCCACAAATCAGTCTCGCCTCTGTCATGTTCCGGAAATTAGATTTCCGGTTTTcggggttttattttgaagggtctATGGGAAGTTCTTGGGCAAGTTGCATTTGACTTTGCTTAATggctgatttgtgtcacctgtGACCTAGGCTTAAATATTAGGGATCGTGTGAACACAAATCGCCGGATTGTCTGTTGCCATACAGCGAAGGAGTATTATCATGACGGGATGTGCTCGAAATCTTGGCCACTGAATGATCGGAGGAATCGTCAGTTACGGCAGGTACTGTTTCACTTCTCTAACTGACATTGGAGTTTAGTAAGCAGGGGAGCGGTCTGCACTACTGAGAGGATCGGAGGAATCCCCAGTTTTCCTACGGCAGCCGGATTGCTTACGCCAATGACTGGAGGTACAGCACCAGTGGAGTTAGCTCTGTGTTGTTCGGTTTCTGTTGTCTCCACGGAGAGGATTGTGACTCGGCGAGGGGGACGCATTTTCTTAAGCGGATTATTTCCTGACTGTTTTTGGACACCCGAACTGTGCGGTGTGGCACTGACTGTGCTCTCCTCTACCCGGGAGAGTCAGGTGCGTCACCTTTTCAGTTATactgtttttctcatttgtagTCACATCTATtatgtgtttcttctttttctgagtTTCAACACTACTCGGGCCTCGGTCGGACCACCGAGGGAAAAGGACtccgccagatattgctctgcggcCTCATACGGACGACACTACTCATCTCCGAGGACCAACTAGGCGGTACCGGGTCTGGTCATCAGAGCAACCACTTACTACAGTTTCTTCTCTTGGACTGACAGTCATCACTCCAGGTCGTCAAACATCTCCAtgctttcctttctgtttttccaaataaaactgTCGAAAACTTTTACTCTGCTTCCGGGTCTTGTTGTTGATGGAGCCGTGATCCATACAATCTAGTATACAAACCATGACAGCCTCAGTCTCTTTTTTCTGGCTAGCAAGCCTTCAAAGCTAAAGGGGCACTGTGGGGCACTTTTATCCTGACTGGAACAGTTGACCCCTGCCACTCATAAGGCCATTTGTATATTCTTGTCATATATATGTCTATAGTTTGGACCTATTTTCATTATCGTTGgctgtttgtgctttctgtcaaaacaatgacGGAATGAATTGTTAGAGCAAAGTTATATCACAAGTGGGTGGTTACCGTAAATACATGCTAAAATTGTGCTTATATTTGTGCTGCATAATTGGCTTGAAGACCTGTACATATCTAATAAAAAATGGCTCTTACTGTTGAGACTGATCTTAATCTTATAGCAATGCAACATAAAATGCAATATTTGCCAACTTAGAGCTACATGTGACTTTGACCACACAATTTCGTTTCAGACTCACTGTGATCAACTACACAGACAGCACAACTAAAATGTTCCACGCTGATACTTCCAGTCAATATTCTATATTCTAAACATTTTGCACAGGCATACATGAAAAAATTCACATTTGCAATTGAGCTGAAAGTCATTCTGAAAGAATATTATGTGGTAATATACACAAGGTAAATGTACACTGATGAGCCAAAAAGTTATGACTACATAGCAATCTGCTGTAGGGAGGTCCTCACTATTGCTGAGCACCCCACAAGCCTTGCTGTTTCATATATGCTAGGACACAGTTGTCTGGTCTTCAAAGTACAGTATCTCATACTATTATAACTGTGGTTGCCCATTTCTCCAAGATGCATCTTTGATATATCCCAGACTTTGACATGCACTGTTTTTCATTAGATAATTAAAATTGTTAATATCATCTTTGAGTGGTCATAATATGCTAATATATATGACCTGCATCTAAAAGAGTTTATACAAAATGTATGTGTTAATACTTAATCCAGTCATTCATTTATTGCCATAACCAAACATGATTCTCATGGTAATAGTCTCTTTTCTGCATAATGCCCATTCCCTCTATAGTATGTTGGTATCACAAGAGTCAGGCTGCAGTATCTTAAGTGTAAAAATGAGTTTAactgattttctaaaccaggggtagaaaaaggcatagatcagaggaTTCAGAAAGGAGTTAACATAGTACAAACATAACACAGATGCAGCAGCTGTAGCTTTAAGTACAC
Proteins encoded in this window:
- the LOC113123150 gene encoding trace amine-associated receptor 4-like, encoding METLEETELCFPQLLNSSCVKTKRPHFETMLTYIVLFSISVLTAFLNLLIIISISHFKQLHTPTNLLILSLAVSDFFLGLLLLFQIMFIDGCWLLGDLMCNVYQYISYVMASTSVGGMVLISIDRYVAICDPMHYSIKITQKRVKVWVCLCWACSVIFEILILKDVLEQPGRYNSCFGECVFVINYIAGLADTIFSFILPIIAIVVLYMRVFVVAVSQARAMRSHITTVTVQGSRKVTAKKSEIKAARTLGVVVVVFLLCLCPYYCVALTGQDSVLKATAAASVLCLYYVNSFLNPLIYAFFYPWFRKSVKLIFTLKILQPDSCDTNIL
- the LOC113123151 gene encoding trace amine-associated receptor 4-like; the encoded protein is METLEETELCFPQLLNSSCVKTKRPHFETMMTYIVLFSISVLTAFLNLLIIISISHFKQLHTPTNLLILSLAVSDFFLGLLLLFQIMFIDGCWLLGDLMCNVYQYISYVMASTSVGGMVLISIDRYVAICDPMHYSIKITQKRVKVWVCLCWACSVIFEILILKDVLEQPGRYNSCFGECVFVINYIAGLADTIFSFILPITAIVVLYMRVFVVAVSQARAMRSHITTVTVQGSRKVTAKKSEIKAARTLGVVVGMFIVCLCPYYCVALTGQDSVLKATAAASVLCLYFVNSFLNPLIYAFFYPWFRKSVKLIFTLKILQPDSCDTNIL